The DNA segment AACAGCGATGTATTCACTTTAGCAAAAGGCCCTTTACTTGGTGGGCAGGTAGCCGGTGGCATTACCAGATGGATGGCTATCCCATGGCAAACCGATACTGCAAGTTGTCGTGATGGTTATACGTCGATGTACGATCCGTACCTGCCAACCTTTTGGCCGGCCAGGGTTCCCAATAACATCTTATCTGAAGAGCAGTACAAAGCATCTATAGATCCACTTCTGTCGGAAGAAACACGTAAACAAGCCTTTGCCTACCGTAAAGACTGGCTGGACGATCTGCCACTGGATGGCGAGGATCCAAATTACACCAACCAGATTAACAGTATGGTAAAATATTTTGATAAACTTGCGGTGGTTCAAGCACGTCCCGGCATACCGGATGACCCAAACTTTCCACCAAAAATGCAGGTCGGAATCACGCCAAATGCAGCACAGGAAGCCGCCTTATTAACCGAAGCGATAAAAGAATTGCAAGGTATTTTAAACGGTCAGAAAATCTTGAAAGGAAATACGCAGCATCTTTTGACTACCGCTATTACCGACTTATCACACAAACAGTTACTAACGGAGCAAAGTCTGATAGAAAGTGTAAAAGCCAACCTGGTCGAACTCGTCAAACAGGAACTGGATGAAGATTTCAAATCAAGTCCAGTTGTTCAAAAACTACTGACTTTATTATCATCTAAAGCGCCTAAATCAGTTAGACCACTGATGGTGAAATCTCAGACAGGTACCGGAGGAAGTACTGGAATAACCGAGAAAAGCAGTCGCTTCTCCAGATTTATCCCTAAATAAAATTGGATTAACAGGTCGTATTTCCCTGATGAAAGCAACAATAAATAAAGAAGTTGATATCGCGATTATCGGCGGTGGCGTGGCGGGTTGTACCGCCGCCATCGCTCTCGCCGGATCGTATAACGTGGTCTTGATCGATCAGACAGACAGCCCTCCCAAACGGATTGGTGAATGTCTGCCTCCGGCAACACGGCGTATTCTAAAGCAACTTGATTTGTTGGAGGGGCTAGACAGCCCCCTTCTATCCAGCAACGAAAGTCAGCACCTCAAACATATCGGTACGCAATCCTATTGGGGTAACGAACGGGCCCATATCGTAGATCTTTTGCGTAATCCCGATGGATTTGGATGGCATTTGGATCGCCAGGCATTTGAAATGTATTTACGGGAAACGGCTTTGAAACGAGGCGTGAATTGCTTTTGGCCCGCCAAATTACAAAGTACTCATTTTGAAAATGATCGCTGGTCTATCACAGCTCTGGCAAAAAATGAGGCGTCAAATGATACGCCTTACCACTTCAAGGCGAAATTTGTAATCGATGCAAGTGGCAGACAGTCGCACTTTGCAAGAAAAATTGGAATTGGGCGCCAGCAATACGATAAATTAATTAGCTGTTGGCTTACACTTCCCAATCAGGAAAGCAATAAAATGAGTACCATTTCGGCAAGCGAAATCGGGTGGTGGTACAGCTCGCCTTTGCCCCGAAACCAAAGAATTCTGGCCTTACAAACTGACCCTGACCTGATAGATCGAAATGTCCTGAAAGACGTGGATCAGTTTCTCCGGTTAGCACAAAGCAATCGGGAAATGGCGAATCTCATTCCCGGAGATTATAGCGAAATTGGCTTTCATCAAACCGTAGCTGCCAATTCTACCCGCCTTAACCAGGTTGCCGGCCAACAATGGGTAGCACTCGGCGATGCTGCAATGAGTTTTGATCCCCTGTCCTCACAAGGTATGTTTAATGCGATGGCTAGTGCAGTCCAGTTAACAGCATTGATGATCAAATCTGATCCAATGGCGCTCTTGAAACCTGAAAGCTTAAAAGAAATCCAAATGAGCTATACGCATCAGCTCAATCGGATCTGGGAACATTACGCTCAACATAAAAGAATGTATTACCGCGAAGAAATGCGTTGGAAAGATGCTGCCTTTTGGAAAAGGCGACATTAAAAAAACAACATTCCAGATCCATACATATGGTAAAATGCATGGTAAATTTTAGAAGTATTTCCTATATATTAGCTGTAATTACGCCATATCAACTGTAATTATTTCCTATGCTTAGACATCACTTTAATATCATTACCGCTATCTTGTTTTTGCTTTTCAGCTCTTTTCTGGCCACAGCCCAACTGGTAGAAGAACCAAAAGACACACCGGCAGAATGGTCTAAACCTTATCCCCCTTTTCGCATTGCCGGCAACTTGTATTATGTGGGTACAGATGACTTGGCCTGCTATCTCATTGTCACTCCAAAGGGTAATATTCTCATCAATACCGGGCTGGCTTCTTCTCTGCCATTGATTAAAGCAAATGTGGAAACATTGGGTTTTAAGTTTAATGACATCAAGATATTACTCACTACACAAGCTCATTATGACCATATGGGCGCTATGTCTGCGATAAAAAAAGCAACCGGAGCGAAGCTTATGGTCAATAAAAAGGATGCAGCTGTTGCAGCAGACGGGGGTAGTTCAGATTACGCATTAGGTGGTCATGGGGCGACCTTTGAGCCCATTAAAACTGATCGTTTATTGCACAATGGTGATGTCATAAAATTAGGCGACATGCAACTCGTGATGCTCCATCACCCAGGCCATACGAAAGGCTCCTCTAGTTTCCTGTTTGATGTCAAAGACGGAGATCGGAAGTATAAGGTCTTAATTGCCAACATGCCTACAATCGTTACGGAGAAGAAGTTCTCTGAAGTGCTGACCTACCCTGATATTGCCAAAGACTATGCGTATACAATAGCTGCTATGAAAAAACTGACCTTCGATATCTGGCTTTCTTCTCATTCCAGTCAGTTTGGACTTCATAGCAAGAATAAACCTGGTAGTGTTTATAATCCAACTGCTTTTATGGACAGAATAGGATATGACGAAGCCATTCGTGATTTGGAAATTCAATTTTTCAAAAAAGACTGATGTTCGGCCTGGTATCTCTACATGGCAAACTCATAACTTTAATGAGTATAATATGACACCACAAAAAAGTAAACTAATCTTTCTTCTCCCGGTTTTAATTTTAACATTAAATGAATTGATCAGGACTTTTTTAAGACCAATTTACGGACAAAAAAAATATGGGTTTCTTAGTGAGGTATTAGGATGGCTTCCAAATTTCCTTGCATCTTTAAGTTTTATGTCAATTGCAATAGTGACAATTATTATCATGCAAGGCTCATCTGACAAACCTATTTCAAGGAAACATAAAATACTATTCTTATTTGCATCTAGCGCTATCGGTTTAACAGGTTTTCTTTTACACGAAATGTCCCAAAAAGGAACAGGGCTTACATTTGACGTAGGTGACATTTACGCTACGATAGCAGGAATATTTTTAGGAGCCGCTTTGTTCTATTTCATGCTTTTAAATAAGAAAGAAGAATAAAGCCATCGCCTTTTATTCCAAATTTAATAGCAATGGACTTCATTATGCTCAGACTTTATCGCAAATTTACATTGGCTGTAATCTTGATTTAAGTTCTTCAATGGCCTTAATATAAACAGAATCTTCATTCTTCAGTAGATCCCTAAGAGTGTATTCCGCTTTTACATCAGGCTTAATACCCTTTCCAACAAATTCAGTACCGTCAGGAAAAGTTACTTTTTTCGTACAGATCCATGCTTCACCACCATTTGGCAGGTTTACCGTTAAAGGTTGACCTGTACTTCCATTGGTAAACTCTCCGATTCGTTTTATATGCGATTGATCATTGGTATATATCAAAAAGTCTTCAGCTGCAGATGCTGTATTTGATCCGGTCAGAATTACTGTTGGAATAATAATCTTTTCTACATTTTTAGCGATCTTGACAGGCAAAGATGGATATGTATGATATAAGTAACCTTGAGCTGATCTATAATACATCAGCGTTTCTTCCTTGTTTAAGCCCCAATCCTTTTTTCCCTCAAGTGTATCCTGGGCAGTTAAGAAACTACCCAATGCTCTATCGGTGGGAATAATCAGGCGACTTAGGTTTTTTGCCCCATAAATTAAGCTGTCTTTTATAAAATGCTGAGCAACCTTACGGGCCACAGCAGAACTCCCTCCTCCGTTATACCTAATATCTATAATTAGACCTGTGGCTTTTTTCAAGTCAGGCAGAACTTTTGAAAAATCGTCGTATATACTTGATTTCTCAAAAGAAAGAATTTTCACATAGTAGACCATTTTTAAGCCATTTGGAAGAGAATGTATCCACGGCAGGAAACTGAGGGTACAGGTCTTTGTTTTCAGTGGGTGCTAATACCAAATCTAAAGTTTCAGTTTTGCCCTTCGGAGTTTTGAACTCAATATGGTAAGCACTTCCTTTGGTATTTCTAAACAGGAGTTGTGCAGCCCTTTTGTCTTTCACATGTAGAGATGACACGGATAAGTATGGTTTTACCTTTTCGTTCATATATTGTTGCACCTCTTGACCATTGACTTTCAGTATTTCAGTTCCAATGGGTAGCATATCTTTACTCGTTGTAGAAACTCTTACAACAACGACTTTTCCCTCAATTAAATCCGTATAAAACTTAAAGTCGCCAAACTCGCTTTGTGTAAGCTGGCTTTGCAAATATTCAGGTAAATAAACCTGTGTATGTCCATCGTTTAATAAAGCTGAAAGTTTCTGCAACTCCAGATAATATTCGAAATCATTGAGGCTATCAACATTGGCCAATAACCTTTTATAATTCTCATTCCATTTCGCCCTATCGACTTTATTAAAATAGACAAAATTATAATTCACCTCCTGCCAGTAATTTGTTAAACCGTAAAGCTTATCTATTTTGGAAATCTGATTTAAATTTTGAGCGAAAGCATAGCTATTAAAAATCAATAATATAAATAGCAGGAGTAATTTTCTCATAATCTAAGCGTGTAGGTAAATATATATAATTAATTTCTAGTTACCAGAAACACCGGGTTGCAGCCATTTTAGAAAAGACTTTTTATCAAAAAGGGTTGTTTTCTGAGATACACTTTTGTATTTCTTCCCATTATTATTAAGTTAAATAGAATCGATTATATGATATGCGTTTAATCCTGGATTTAGCTAAAGCCCTGCTGCTTTCCTTTCATTAATTATTACAATACTCAAGCAAGTTTACAAAGCTTTAAAATGGCAAAGGCGATCTTGTCGATGCACTTAAATAGGAACAAATGCCATTTACGTTTAATAAAATACTTATATAATTGATTAAATAAATTTTAACTAATTATTGATAATTTAAAATTAAATCATAAAATTTATATTGTGTGATTGGCCGATTCACAAATTAACCATTTGTAAACCATAATTTTAAATTCATTCCTAATGAAAGTTAAATATTTAAGCCTATTGCTGACAGGACTTATTTTTAGTTCTTGTGAAAAAGGCATTCAAAATTCCGAAAACCGGGCATTTCAGCAGTTAACCACTAAAACCAAATCTGATATTTCCATCGCAGCAGTTGGTGTGACTTTAAATGCCGATGGCCCGGGAAATACCTATAGTTTAATCAATAGTGTATTGGGCGGAACCGCCTATGAAGTACCTGATTGCGGGCATGCCCAGAACCACATTAGTGAGGTTTTTGATGCTGTCCTCAACACCAATGTATTTGTATTTTCCGCACATGTTGCATTAGATGATGACAGATGTCAAGCCACCGATCGTCAGCGTACGGAAATTAAAACTTATGGCCCCTCTCCGGCGAACCTTAAAGCTTCTAATGGCGAAACCGTTACGTATCGCTGGAAATTTAAGATAGATGCCGGTTTTAAGGCTTCTTCCAGCTTTACCCATCTTCACCAGATCAAGGCTGGTGATGGTGATGATGCTGGCGCTCCTCTAATTACCATTACACCGCGCTATGGGGCTAATAATACGGACAAAATGGAGCTTATTCACGTCAACTCTTCAGGTACAAGCACTAAAGTTAAGATTGTTAACCTGGCACCTTTCAAAGGCAATTGGGTAGAAGTTGTAGAAACCATTAAGTTTGGTTCTTCCGGAACTTATAACATCGCGATCAATAAAGTAAGTGATGGGACAAGTTTGTTATCCTATAGCAGTTCTAATATAGATTTGTGGAGATCAGGTACAACTTTTTGCCGGCCAAAATGGGGAATTTACCGCAGTCTGAATAATCCTTCCCAATTGAGGGATGAAGACGTTCGTTTTGCTAATTTTTGCATTGCAGAAGGAAGCGCTACTTGCCCATAGTTTTGCCTATAGGAATACCAAAGCACCTGTCTTATTGCCTCAATACTAAAGATCATCTTTAATCAGATAAAATTTTCAGTAAACAATTGCTTATTAAAATTCGAAACAAAAAAACCGCTTTTCTGTAAAGAAAAGCGGTTTTTTAAGCTTGTCCCCCAACTGGGCATTTCTCGAACCATTTTCTATCTGATTTACGTTTTATCGCCGATTTGGCTAAAAAAATGTATAGACCTTGCTACGAGTAATCTTGTATATATGATATTACCCATTTCAGTTTGATAAGCTGTGTCCTTTGTAAGCATGGCAGTGGTTTGCCTGATTTTAGGATGTGAATCTTTACGGATGTATTTCATTCTTTGAGTAGCAGCTTCAAATACGTAAAAATCTTCCCACTGTGCTCCGCTTCGTGATAGTTAGCGGCTTGTAGTGCCTGAATATGATTTTTAACTTGAAATCCTATCGGTAACTCAAAGGGGGCATAGTTGACAAATAATCTGGATT comes from the Pedobacter sp. FW305-3-2-15-E-R2A2 genome and includes:
- a CDS encoding S41 family peptidase, translated to MKILSFEKSSIYDDFSKVLPDLKKATGLIIDIRYNGGGSSAVARKVAQHFIKDSLIYGAKNLSRLIIPTDRALGSFLTAQDTLEGKKDWGLNKEETLMYYRSAQGYLYHTYPSLPVKIAKNVEKIIIPTVILTGSNTASAAEDFLIYTNDQSHIKRIGEFTNGSTGQPLTVNLPNGGEAWICTKKVTFPDGTEFVGKGIKPDVKAEYTLRDLLKNEDSVYIKAIEELKSRLQPM
- the bla gene encoding subclass B3 metallo-beta-lactamase, producing the protein MLRHHFNIITAILFLLFSSFLATAQLVEEPKDTPAEWSKPYPPFRIAGNLYYVGTDDLACYLIVTPKGNILINTGLASSLPLIKANVETLGFKFNDIKILLTTQAHYDHMGAMSAIKKATGAKLMVNKKDAAVAADGGSSDYALGGHGATFEPIKTDRLLHNGDVIKLGDMQLVMLHHPGHTKGSSSFLFDVKDGDRKYKVLIANMPTIVTEKKFSEVLTYPDIAKDYAYTIAAMKKLTFDIWLSSHSSQFGLHSKNKPGSVYNPTAFMDRIGYDEAIRDLEIQFFKKD
- a CDS encoding NAD(P)/FAD-dependent oxidoreductase encodes the protein MKATINKEVDIAIIGGGVAGCTAAIALAGSYNVVLIDQTDSPPKRIGECLPPATRRILKQLDLLEGLDSPLLSSNESQHLKHIGTQSYWGNERAHIVDLLRNPDGFGWHLDRQAFEMYLRETALKRGVNCFWPAKLQSTHFENDRWSITALAKNEASNDTPYHFKAKFVIDASGRQSHFARKIGIGRQQYDKLISCWLTLPNQESNKMSTISASEIGWWYSSPLPRNQRILALQTDPDLIDRNVLKDVDQFLRLAQSNREMANLIPGDYSEIGFHQTVAANSTRLNQVAGQQWVALGDAAMSFDPLSSQGMFNAMASAVQLTALMIKSDPMALLKPESLKEIQMSYTHQLNRIWEHYAQHKRMYYREEMRWKDAAFWKRRH
- a CDS encoding heparin lyase I family protein, whose translation is MKVKYLSLLLTGLIFSSCEKGIQNSENRAFQQLTTKTKSDISIAAVGVTLNADGPGNTYSLINSVLGGTAYEVPDCGHAQNHISEVFDAVLNTNVFVFSAHVALDDDRCQATDRQRTEIKTYGPSPANLKASNGETVTYRWKFKIDAGFKASSSFTHLHQIKAGDGDDAGAPLITITPRYGANNTDKMELIHVNSSGTSTKVKIVNLAPFKGNWVEVVETIKFGSSGTYNIAINKVSDGTSLLSYSSSNIDLWRSGTTFCRPKWGIYRSLNNPSQLRDEDVRFANFCIAEGSATCP